A genomic stretch from Poecile atricapillus isolate bPoeAtr1 chromosome 10, bPoeAtr1.hap1, whole genome shotgun sequence includes:
- the CHST4 gene encoding carbohydrate sulfotransferase 4, whose product MVKSRRVQVLLILVVLSFLLIHFLPCSYHAHMEEKPSPVHILILSSWRSGSSFTGQIFSQHPSVFYLMEPAWHVWVRMYQNSANVLHMAVRDLVRSVFLCDMSVFDAYMSSQKKKSDLFQWETSRALCSPPACDSFSRSDIITAGNCKTICGKYPFSKVEEACKTYSHVAIKEVRFFDLKVLYPLLTDPSLNLKIIHLVRDPRAVFRSRENTMADLKRDSNIIVGSQKTKGEMGPYNTMQVICKSHVEIYKAGRQAAPSFLKDRYLLVRYEDIVRDPLARAAQMYRFAELYFTPELQKWVHNITHGKGHGAQAFDIGSRDALRVSQAWRKTLPFQKIEKVQNVCKDAMDLLGYRLVQSEEEQKNMSLDLLFAQNSSEYQNLKAEKLVSISTL is encoded by the coding sequence ATGGTGAAGTCTAGAAGAGTGCAGGTGCTCCTGATTCTGGTAGTTCTGTCCTTCCTTCTGATCCACTTCCTACCCTGCAGCTACCATGCCCACATGGAAGAAAAACCTTCTCCTGTCCACATCCTCATTCTCTCCTCCTGGCGATCAGGATCCTCCTTCACTGGACAAATCTTCAGCCAGCATCCCAGTGTCTTCTACCTGATGGAGCCTGCATGGCATGTTTGGGTTAGGATGTACCAGAACAGTGCAAATGTCTTACACATGGCAGTGCGGGACTTAGTCAGGTCGGTCTTTCTGTGTGACATGTCTGTGTTTGATGCTTACATGTCTAGCCAGAAGAAAAAGTCTGATTTATTTCAGTGGGAGACAAGCAGAGCCTTGTGCTCCCCACCTGCCTGTGACTCATTCAGTCGCAGTGACATAATCACTGCAGGCAACTGCAAAACAATCTGTGGCAAGTACCCATTCAGCAAGGTGGAGGAAGCTTGTAAAACCTATAGCCATGTTGCCATCAAGGAAGTTCGGTTCTTTGACCTGAAAGTTCTCTATCCGCTTCTCACTGATCCATCCCTGAACCTCAAAATCATTCACTTGGTACGTGATCCTCGGGCTGTGTTCAGGTCCCGAGAGAATACAATGGCAGACCTGAAACGTGACAGTAACATTATTGTGGGGTCTCAGAAGACAAAGGGAGAAATGGGACCCTACAACACAATGCAAGTAATCTGCAAAAGCCATGTTGAGATATACAAGGCAGGAagacaggctgctccaagcttcCTGAAAGACCGGTATCTGCTGGTTCGCTATGAAGACATTGTCAGAGACCCACTAGCAAGGGCTGCTCAGATGTACAGGTTTGCAGAACTCTATTTCACACCAGAGCTTCAGAAGTGGGTGCACAACATCACCCATGGGAAGGGTCATGGAGCACAGGCCTTTGATATTGGGTCAAGAGATGCACTGAGAGTATCCCAGGCCTGGAGAAAGACACTTCCCTTccagaaaatagaaaaagtgCAAAATGTGTGCAAAGATGCAATGGATTTGCTGGGCTACCGCCTTGTTCAATCTgaagaagagcagaaaaatatgTCTCTGGATCTTTTGTTTGCCCAGAACTCCTCTGAGTATCAAAATCTGAAGGCAGAAAAGCTGGTCTCTATATCTACTCTCTGA